A section of the Candidatus Paceibacterota bacterium genome encodes:
- a CDS encoding AURKAIP1/COX24 domain-containing protein, whose protein sequence is MGSVIKKRRKRMAKKKHKKLLKKTRIQRRNAK, encoded by the coding sequence ATGGGTTCAGTTATTAAGAAGCGACGTAAACGGATGGCCAAGAAGAAGCATAAGAAACTTCTGAAGAAAACCCGTATTCAGCGTCGCAACGCCAAGTAA